A window of Nicotiana sylvestris chromosome 8, ASM39365v2, whole genome shotgun sequence genomic DNA:
cattgtgaggaatttttgaaagagagagtggaaatacatacagatatataCACAGAGACAGGAATAGATATAGGGAAGATAACACAGGAAAGAGGAACTGCATCTTTTcctctttgtcttgattctcatctGGCCGGATTTCCCTGTTCCATATCATTTCTCCTAAGTTCTGTTTGAGATTTTtagttgtgtgtagcatcagTGCATCCCCAGATCTGTTTTTTTGCCTAAATTTTGATTCATATTACTGGGAACTTGCCACACCCTGTCATCTTTCATTGGTTCCagctgcatcttgcactgggattctgCTTTCTATCTGGttacctgctgttgctgctgctatttgttttcctgctgctgctgaccttctgcttcacttcttctttgcatttcagtattcagtgttgttccaggtacacatttcaaatcccactttggtgttaactgtaactgTTCAAAAGCacgaaatgaaaggagttcttaAAGAAGATTCAGATGTCTGTTTTGTACTGCTTGTGATACATTGATCTCTGTTGTATAAATTGTTTTAGTGTAATCCAGTAGTGAAAGATTAGCTAGAcaatacttaatcaagtttaCCTTTTTGCATCTTAGTTTCTAGTTGTTTGCTAAGTACAAGATGTAATAGTATAATATATAGAAGGTGTGGATAATTAGCATAGAACTTTCAACTGGTTTCCATCAAATAATGACATGTATAAGAttagaatatttccacctacacaataatattctgtgttattttctttccaTCTATCAAGACCGTTAGGCAACATATGGGCACCTGTTCGAATCCCCATTGGTAACGATGTctagcattcaatttccttaacctagtttaaataagtctagttaagctCGATTCGAGGAAATGTTCGAATTACGTATTGCATTTCATCCATCTCCATATAGATTCTTTGTTCAACCAAAAATATTCCGTAAGGTACGGCGTCTTTTCATTTTTATAAGTGATTAGAAATTGATAGTGATCCGGTTTTTACatttcaattagcatacatctttccttcttctatttctggaaacgaaaacaataagaaatgtagtcattgtggGCTTTAttttaatgagacgagcctcgccaaataaaaaaaatgcaaattgcggggccttcaactaatcataatatttagaattcgggctaggccgtttagtgaatctcatggccttctcagaaATCATAACGCGTTAGaccctttaggcgcggcttaattaaatcatattcttaaattcgggtgcacatggatgtgacccaaatccaaatctcaacgaaatcgaaatgtgtcgacgaccacgggtgcattgattgtgacgtggttcgaggtgcattttcatgacgttgcaatcctataaaaataaatgataataataaaagcggtttaaacttaataaaagcacgtaagtcataatatgtatttaaatcagatatttagccattataacaatttaagcgaccgtgctagaaccacgggattcgagggtgcctaacaccttccctcgggtcaacagaattccttacttagaatttctggttcgcagacttcatttggaaaagtcgaaaatttcctcgatttgggattcaagataaaccggtgacttgggacaccaaaagccaaacctttcccaagtggcgactctgaattaaataaataatcccatttcgaatattgtcacttaaattggaaaaactccacccgcgcatttaacccttcggggcgggcgcgcaaaaaggaggtgtgacacctatcATACAGTGGCAGACTACAACtgataaattttttttatttgaaatgcAGACCTACTGGGGGCAAGTGTTTTTGATACCTAAGAAGATTATACAACTAGTAAACTCTGTTTGTAGAACTTTTCTGTGGACAGGAAGTTATAGTCCTTCAAAGAGAGCTTTGATTTCCTGGGACAAAATATGCATGCCTGTATATACTGGAGGTTTAAATGTTATAAACTTTGAATGGTGGAACAAAGCAACACTGTGTAAGCTAATGTGGGCAGTACATTCAAAGAAGGATGCTCTCTGGATCAAATGGACACACTCAGTATATATaaagaagaaggatttcaagATTATGCAGACTCCTACCCAAGATTGCTGGCTGGTAAGGAAGGTATTTGATGTTAGAGACTGGTACATAAATATTGAATCCTTTGCAAATATTAACAAGTTTTGCAGAAAGGGACAATTCAGTATACAAAAGATGTACACTCTATCAAGACCTCAGTATCCAAAGATTGGGTGGAAAGCCTTACTACTGGGAACAAGTATCCCTAGACACAAATTTATTACTATGGCTAGCTCTAAATCACACACTTACTACCGTGGATAGACTAGTAGCATGGGACATACAAGTTGACCTTGGATGTGTTTTATGTAAGAATGGAAAGAATGAAACTATGGCTTACTTGTACTTTGAATGTCAATACTCAAGGAGCATATGTGACACTCTGCTTAACTAGATAGGAGAGAAGCATCAGATTGGCTCATGGGAAGAGGAAGTCAAATGGCTGAGTGCAAGAACAAAAAACAGTCAAGCTTATGGTAGTATTCTGGCATTTTGTTTACAGTAGTAATATACCATATTTGGATAGAAAAGAACATGCGCAGATTCCAGGGAAAGTAGATTGATATGAAGAAGAAGATACGAGACATTGTCCTTCAATTACATATCAAAGGGCAGCAGAAGACAAAATGAAAGAAGTACTTAGAAAGAGTGAATAGTTTTCCTGTATGAAGTTTAGTGTAGTAGAGGAACTATTAAGTTTGTAAATGTTTTTTATAGTTATTTTGAATCTAACTCTTTAGTCCAAAGGAGTTAGAGGTGCTGTAAATTTCATTACTGGTTAAATAAAATTTGATATTtgaccaaattttttttttttttttttttaccaaaaacGTAAATAAACTTGAAAGTGATTATGAGCTGGTttgcttagccaaacaccctgtTAATCTTGGCTACCCGTGAACGGCGGACCATCTCAGCACTAAGATTAACCACTCCACAAACCAACCGACAAGCATCAGATCACCAAAGTCACTGTCCTAAATTAAATTTCCCTTAGCTATACCCAAATTCAACTTTCCTTTCAACCCTTTTCTTCCCACTTGCTTACTTTTCAATGCTTAAGTAAGTACACTAGTAGCTTACTCCAACACTAAGACAAAAACACCCTCTTTTTTCTTACTCACAAAGATGGGATCTGTATCTCTGAAAATAGGTGATGGAACTGCCAGATTCAAGAGAGCTTCTTACTGTTCTTCAGCTCTAAATCTGCTTATGCTCTTCTCTGTAGTTACAACTAATCTTTTTGCTTTATATGCTTTTACTTCTTCACCCAAGAACCATCATAATGCTTCTCATCTACTTCTACATACTCACAAGAACATATCTTTGATCTCAGAACAAGTTTCTTTAATCCTCAGAGAGATTGATTCATCACAAAAGAAGTTAGCCCAAATGGAGAAAGAGCTTTTAGGATATGAAAGTATTGATCTTTCTAATTCCAAGATTGCAACTGAGCTGAGAACTTTCTTGCAACACCATTTACTTCCTTTGGGTAAAGATTCAAGAACTGGGATTACTGAAATGGTAGCTTCTGTCGGACATTCTTGTGTTAAATCTATGGATTTGCTGTCTCAGTTTATGAATTATAAGGTTAGTGGGCCCTGTCCTGATGATTGGAGTCTTGGTCAGAAGCTGATTCTTAGTGGTTGTGAGCCTTTGCCAAGAAGAAGGTGTTTTGCTAAGATTATTCCTAAGGTTGGTTTACAATCTTTTCCTGATTCACTTTATAAAAATTATAGTGATAAGATTTATAGTTGGAGTGGTCTCGGTTGCAAGAATTTAGCTTGTTTAAATGCTAAGAAGTTGAATAGGGATTGTGCTGGTTGTTTTGATATAGTTAATGGGTATGAGACTCAGAGATATGTTAAGGGTAGGGGAAAGAATGATTTCCTCATTAATGATGTGTTAGCAATGGGAAATGGTGGAATTAGCATCGGGTTCGATATTGGTGGAGGATCTGGTACTTTTGCTGCTAGAATGGCTGAGAAGAATGTGACTGTAGTTACTGCTACTTTGAATGTTGATGCACCGTTCAATGAATTCATTGCTGCTAGGGGTCTTTTTCCTTTGTATTTAAGTTTAGATCATCGATTCCCCTTTCATGATAATGCATTTGATTTGGTTCATGCGGGAAATGTATTGGATATTAGCGGCCGCCCTGAGAAATTGGAGTTTTTAATGTTTGATATTGATAGAGTTCTGAGGGCTGGAGGATTGTTTTGGTTGGATAATTTCTTGTGCACCAGCGAAGATAAGAGAAGCGCGCTAACTAGGTTAATTGAACGTTTTGGGTACAAAAAGCTCAAATGGGTTGTGGGTGAGAAGATCAATGGATCTGGAAAATCTGAGGTTTATTTGTCTGCTGTTCTGCAGAAACCAGTTAGAGTTTGATGGTATTGCACTTCTCTGTGATCGTCGGGGCATATAAATGGTGCTTCTAGGGGTAGATTTTCTCTTAGAGAAGTTATGCAAGTTCATCATTTGACATCTCATTAATTCCTTTTGCAACATAGAATAAGTGAATACAGTCATCTTCTTTACTCAACTGGTAATCAGCATCTGAAGGAGACTGTTTTGGCTTTATGGCAGGTATCAATATATCTACAATCTGTAATATTATTCACTTATCCTTGTAGTCAGCTAGATATTGAAAGATCCACTTGAGGTTAACGGGAAAATGAACATGGAATCTATTGGAATTGGCTTGAGCCGTCTGTATcaattttttatttgagtttacaGAAAAATGTTTTTTCCCAAATTTCGTTCACAGTCCAGAATTCCAGCTTCAGTTAAATTGTATTATTGGGATATAAATCCTCTCATCTTGTCCCTTGATTAATTCATTTGTTGCTGCCTTTCAACTAGTTATTATTTTCTGATAATCCGTTTTGATATAACTTGTGGTATGCAACTTAGAACAGATGTACTTTCTAAGATGCAATAATGAAATTTGTTTACCGGGAAAATCGTTTACATGTTGTAACAGTAGTTTTGGGGTTAAAGGCAAGTGAATCGAAGATGATCCAAAACCCTTCGTGAGCTAGTTTGATCCGTGTGAACCATTTGAAAGTTTAagataaaaaattaaaagaaCAACAAGATAATGTTTGGGATATCAACAAAATAGAATAATCCACTTTTTGTATTGACAAGTGTTCTTTCTTCTAAGGATCATACATAGAGAGacccagagagagagagagagagagcttctTGTGTTGTAATGGACGTGGTGCTTAGATTCATTGAAAAGTTAGCTATATAAAACAAGAACCTTTTTTGTGATAAGACCCTTCGACAGTGAAAAAAGGACTATTGAAAAGGCGTCTCTGGTTCAGCACGAAGCTCGATGATGGCTGATGTCAGAGAGTTGGTGAGAATGCGTTCCAGCTAGGGCGGGCGTCTGGATCAAAGGAAAAAGATCCGTTAGACCTGGTGCCATTGCGTCACTGGTCCACGATGTCCTTAATCACTTTGAGCCGGCACCGTTGCTTCGAGGAACTGGTTATCACAGTCTCGGAGCCCCTGGCCAAGGCCACCGACTACGTTACCATCAGTGCCGGACTTCCACTCTGCCCGGACTCCCACCCTTTTTGTACACCTGGCAGGTCTGGATTTTCACCTCATACAGAAATGGCTACAAATATTATACTAATAGAAAGTTGACTATTTGAATTCATTTTGAACTTTATTCCCAAGAAAGGTGTGAGAGGAGGACCCTCCAAGGATATTGACCGTCGTAGCAGTTACTTAGTTAGGTATTATTCTTTTTCTGCAAGTTAGCGTAATCCTCCAAAATGTACGCACCTCCAATTGTTGTTAGATTTTACAGTGTCTTGAGTACCGTCCATTGCCTAGGATTAGAGAATTATGAAGTTATCGCCTCTGGTTTGCTTTATCTATCAGTTGCGATACCAGGTACCTTTCTTATCGAAATCCTTAATTCATATCGATATTTACTGTAGTACATACAAAGGCTAGTTTTTGTTTATCTCATAAAAAGTGTCCAAATCATCATCGTCTAGGTTTGTTAGGAACACAGACAGCTCCATT
This region includes:
- the LOC104248856 gene encoding probable methyltransferase At1g29790, producing the protein MGSVSLKIGDGTARFKRASYCSSALNLLMLFSVVTTNLFALYAFTSSPKNHHNASHLLLHTHKNISLISEQVSLILREIDSSQKKLAQMEKELLGYESIDLSNSKIATELRTFLQHHLLPLGKDSRTGITEMVASVGHSCVKSMDLLSQFMNYKVSGPCPDDWSLGQKLILSGCEPLPRRRCFAKIIPKVGLQSFPDSLYKNYSDKIYSWSGLGCKNLACLNAKKLNRDCAGCFDIVNGYETQRYVKGRGKNDFLINDVLAMGNGGISIGFDIGGGSGTFAARMAEKNVTVVTATLNVDAPFNEFIAARGLFPLYLSLDHRFPFHDNAFDLVHAGNVLDISGRPEKLEFLMFDIDRVLRAGGLFWLDNFLCTSEDKRSALTRLIERFGYKKLKWVVGEKINGSGKSEVYLSAVLQKPVRV